AGCGAGTCGGCAAAACGCACAAATAATGTTGGCGCTTCAAGAGTTTCGGCAAACTCTTTGCGTTTGTCGGCATAGTTCATGCCGACGCAAAACACCTTACCTGGATTCTCGATCACCGGCAGAAAACGGATCGCACTGAACGGATAGTCGATGGGTTGTGAAAGGTACGCAGCCAGGTCGCTCTGCGCGCCGCGTTGCAGCAGGGTTTTCAGGTCGGGACACGCGGCACCGAGGCGTTTGCCGAGATCCACCACACCCTGTTCCTGCACGATTCCATAACTTTTTGTTGCCTGATCAATAACATAAAAACTGCAAAGCTGCATGACTGCCTCGTTGGAATAAAAAAATCGCGCGCAGGTTACCAAAAGCCGCACAGGAAAGCGGTACGACCTGCGCGCGATGTGGCTTAATTTTGCGTACTCGCCAGATACGAAAAGGCACTCAGCAGGCTGATCAGCGTGCCCATCTGCTCGGCACGATAGCCCACTGTTACTGCATCAATGCGCGTTACGCCGGGGATCAGGCTAAACAGATCGGCCAGCACCGGTTTGCTGGCCTGCAACTGCATCTCGTAAGGGGCGCTGAGACGGGTAGTGCTGGCCTGACGTGCGCGCTGCACTGCCGCCGTGGCTGCCGTGCGAATGGCGGTTTGTGCCGCCTGCGGGCTGATGGATTCCGCGCAGGTATGGGAAATCGCGCGTTTTACGCAGACGTAATCAACCGATGGATAGTGCTCGCCAATCCAGCCCTGAAGCTGATCGTCGCCACTCACCAGCCACAGCGGTGTACCCTGCTCGGCCGCAGCAGCGGCATAGATATCGCTTTCGCCCATCACTTTGCCGTTGATATGGATGCGCCAGAACGCACGCCCGTTAATGGTGTGCGCCAGCACACCCGGTTCACCTGCCGCGCTGTGATAACCAATAAAAAACAGGCCATCGAACGGTTGTTGTTCCAGCCCTTCCACCATCGACAAACCGCGAGGTTTGCCCTGAACCAAGCGAGCGCGCGGATCGATATTTTCCGCACGCAGGTTGGTCATTTGCGCGTGGCTGTCAGCCACCACCACCTCGGTAGCCCCTCCGGCAAATGCCCCGTCAATGGCGGCGTTCACTTCCTGTTCCATCAAGCCACGCGCCAGCTGGTATTCTGCATGGCCCGGTGAACACTGTTCCGGGCGCATCACGCCCGCGATGCCTTCGATATCGGCGGAGATAAAGATTTTCATTGAGATAACCTGTCTAAAACATCCGTTAATGCAGGACGGTGGTGGCCGCGAAAACCGGTGACGGCGGTAGCCGCGAGCAACGCATCCAACACCGCGTGTTCAGTGGCATCGGCAGCAGCGGCCAGCAGCGGTTCAAGCGCGGCATCCTCCGGCGGTTGTGGCTGGGTCTGGGTGGAGAAGGCCACCGCGATATCACCCGAACCGTGCCCCCAGTAGCTGCCGAGCCGCCCGAGGCCCGCTCCGGCGCGTTTTGCCACGCGCTTCAGTTGACGTGCATCCAGCGGCGCATCGGTCGCCATAATGATGATGATGGAACCGGCATCGCGCTGTGGCGTCAGTTCCGGTAGCAACGGGGCGATCATCTCGCCGAGGCGCACGCCATCCAGCGTTAACGCTGTCAGTGCACCAAAGTTTGCCAATACCAGCACACCCAGCGTGGCATCCAGCGCCGGGATCAGACGCGAGGCGCTGCCGATGCCGCCTTTCAGGCTGAAGCAGCTCATCCCACGTCCGGCACCCACGCTGCCACGGGCGAAATCGGCCTGCGCCTGGTGCAGGGCTTGCTGCGCCAGCGCTTCAGTCACCGCCAGCGCCTGGATGTCGTTCAGCCAGCCGTCGTTGCACTCCAGCGCCAACGGATTGACTGTCGGCAGGCTGCGGCCCAGCTCCGGGTTGCGGCTGATGGCATCCCGTACCAGGGCGGTAAACAGCGTGCCAACCGCCAGCGTGTTGCTGAGCAGGATCGGTGTCTGCAAGACGCCCAGCTCCTCCACCTGTACCAGGCCAACCGGCTTGGCAAAGCCATTAAACACCGCCGCCGCACAGGGCAACGGTTGCTGAAACAGGTTGTCACCCGGCGGCACAATCGCGGTGACGCCGGTCTGGATCTCACCCTCCGCCAGCGTGGCATGCCCGACGCGCACGCCGGGTACATCGCTGATCAGGTTGGTCGGCCCACAGGCGCTGCGCGGCTGACCGAGCTGACGCGTTTCGCGCCAGCGTTGCAGCAGCAGGTCGCGCTGCATCTGTTGAAAATCCATGCTTAGCCCTTCAGTTTGGGATCAAGCGTATCGCGCAGGGCATCGCCCAGCAGGTTAAACGCCAGCACCGTGATAAAAATCGCCAGACCGGGGAAGACGCTGACGTGCCACATGCCCGCCATCATCATGTTGCGGCTCATCGCGAGGATGTTGCCCCACTCCGGGACGTCCGGCTCCGGGCCAAGACCGATAAAACTCAGTCCGGCTGCGGTGAGAATACTGGTGCCGATGCGCATGGTGAAGTAGACAATCACGTTCGACAGCGTACCCGGCAGAATATGGCGCAGCAGGATCACCCGGTCTGGCGCACCCGCACAGCGCACCGCTTCCACATAGGCAGCCTGCTTCAGCGATAACGTCGATGCACGCACGATGCGGGCGAACACCGGTACGCTGAATACCGCCACCGCGATGATCACGTTATTCAAACCCGGGCCGAGAATCGCCACCACCGCAATCGCCAGCAGCATGCCGGGGAAGGCGAACAGCACATCGGACCCACGCATAATCAGCATGTCGATCCAGCGGCCATAGTAGCCCGCCAACAAGCCAAGCAGCACACCCACCACCATGCCAAGCGTGACCGACACAACGCCGACATACAGCGAGATACGCGCGCCATAAATAATACGGCTGAGCAGGTCGCGACCCAGATCGTCAGTGCCCATCCAGTGCGCGGCTGACGGGGGCGACGACAGCGCCATCCAGTCCGGTGCCATCGGGTCCCACGGGGCCAGCCACGGGGCTAAAATCGCCACCAGCACCAGCAGCAGCACAAAACCGCCCGACACCAGCGCCAGTGGATTGCGTACAAAGGCGTGGAGAAAATCGCGCCACGGCGAACGGATCGCCTCCTGCGTGTTAGCAGGCAAAGATTGCAGACTCATCACGGCTCCTGTCGCAGGCGAATTGCCGGGTTCACCACTGCGTACAGCAGGTCTACCAGCAGGTTAATTACAATAAATTCAAACACGAACAGCATCACCAGCGCCTGGATCACCGGTTGGTCCTGTGCTTTGATCGATTCGATCAACAGCCAGCCTAACCCCGGCCAGTTGAACACGCTTTCCACCACGATCGATCCACCCAGCAGAAAACCAAACTGCAAACCGAGCATGGTGATCACCGGGATCAGCGCATTGCGCATCACATGTTTCCAGGTGACGAGGCGATTACGCAGCCCCTTCGCTTTGGCGGTGCGCACATAATCTTCCTGCGCCACTTCCAGGAAGGCTGAGCGGGTAAAACGCGCCATCACCGCCGCCACCGAGGAGCCAAGGGTGATGGCAGGCAGGATGATATCGGTGGGCTTATTGAAGCCGCTAACCGAGAACAGACCAAACGGCATGGCGACAAACTGAATCAGCAGCAGGCCGAGCCAGAAGGTCGGCATTGAGATCCCCCCAACTGCAACGCTCATCAGCGTCCAGTCTTGCCATTTGCCGCGTTTCAGCGCCGCCAGTACTCCCAGAAACAGACCCAGAATTACCGACCAGGCAAAGCCCGCCAGCGCCAGCCACATGGTCGGCATAAAGCCTTTTTTGATCACGTCCAGCACCGGTTGTTGCGTGCGGTAAGTGACACCCAGATCGCCACGGAACAGGCCACCCAGCCAGTGCAGATATTGTTGCGGCAGCGGGTCGTTAAGACCAAGATGCTGACGTGCCGCTTCCACCGCCGCCAGCGGTGCATCCGGCCCGGCGTAGATGCGTGCCGGATCGCCCGGCAGCAGTTTGATGAAGCCGAACACCAGCAGCGAGACCACCAGCAGTACCGGGATCATCTCCAGCAGGCGACGAATGATGTATGCGAACATGCGTTTCCTTTTTGTGATGGTGCGCGCGGTGGGGCCTCACCCTCACCCTACCCCTCTCCCGCTAGCGGGAGAGGGAACTGATCGAGCACCACGTAACCTATGCACTATCTCCCTCTCCCGTCTTGCGGGAGAGGGAACTGATCGAGCACCACGTAACCTATGCACTATCTCCCTCTCCCGTCTTGCGGGAGAGGGAACTGATCGAGCACCACGTAACCTATGCACTATCTCCCTCTCCCGTCTTGTGGGAGAGGGAACTGATCGAGCACCATGTAACCTATGCACTACCTCCCTCTCCCGTCTTGCGGGAGAGGGCTGGGGTGAGGGCCACAGCGATGTCTTACTTAAACGCTGCCTGGGTATACAGGAAGTTGCCATCTGGCAGCATCGACACGCCGCTCAGGTTGCTGCGTTTACCCACCAGGTTGTCTGGGGTACCGAGGAAGGCCACCGGCGCGTCTTTCCACAGCAACTTCTGGGCTTCGGCATAAGCCACGCCACGTTTGGCCGGATCAGCGGTTGCCAGGCCACCGGCAATCGCTTTGTCCACTGCCGGGTTGCTGTAGTACGACACGTTGTACGAGGTCGGTACCCAGGATTCGGTGGCGTACAGCGGACGCAGCGCCCAGTCAGCATCGCCGGTGGAGGTCGACCAGCCGCCGTAGTAGAGGTCAAATTCCGCCTGCTTCGGATCTTTCACGCCCCACAGTTTGGCGTTACGCGTACCGGAGTCCATCGGCGTCACGGTAACGCGGATACCTGCGGTCGCCAGCTGCGCTTTCAGGAATTGCGCCGCACGCACGCTGGCGGTGGCATTGGTGGTCCACAGCTTCAGATCCAGACCGTTCGGATAACCCGCCGCTTTCAACAACGCTTTGGCTTCATCCGGCGCGTAACGGTAGTTCGGGTCGCTTTGCTTCTGATAGAACTGCACCCCTTCTGGAATGGCGGAGCTGGCCGGTTTGCCCATGCCAGCAAACGCCACTTTCAGCCACAGGTTACGATCGATGGCGTAGTTGATCGCCTGACGCACACGCAGATCCGCCAGCGGTTTGTGCTGGGTGTTGATCGCCATGTAGTAGAGGTAAATGCTCGGATCGCGTTGGATCGCCAGCTTGCTGTCGCTCTGCACGGTGCTGATCAGATCGGACGGCAATGGCCAAATCGCATCCACCTGCCCTGACTTAAGAGCCGCGACACGCGTGGCATCTTCCGGGCTGGGTGAGAAGGTGACGTTATCGACTTTCGGCCAGCCTTTCTGCCAGTAACCAGCGTATTTGGTCAGATCCACCGCTTTACCCGGCTGCCAGTCGACAAACTTAAACGGACCAGTACCCACCGGATGCAGACGCAGCTGCGCTTCGTCCGGGTACTGCTTCAGGATTGCCGGGCTCCACATCACCGCCGACGGATGCGCCAGGGTGTTGATAAAGGCACCAAATGACTGATTCAGTTCAACTTTCACTTGATCCGGGGCCAGCACCGTGACTTTCGCGATCATCTTGTACAGGCTGTTGCGCTTCAGGCCTTTGGTCTGATCGGCGAGGCGATCAAGGTTGGCTTTTACCGCTTCCGCATCGAACGGCGTACCGTCCTGGAAGGTGACGCCTTTACGCAGCGTCAGGGTGAACTCGGTGGCGCTGTCGTTGCTGGTATAGCTGGTCGCCAGCCAGGGTTGCAGCTTCATCTGGGCATCGAACTGGAACAGGCGCTCAAAGATACCGCTCTGTACCGAATAGCTGACGTTGTCTGAGGTATCGTGCGGATCGAGGCCGGTGATATCGGCATACATTGAGATGTGCAGATCCTGCGCCTGTGCGGCAGCCGCCAGGGAGAGGGTAAGTCCGAGAGCGAGCGAGGTGCGACGGAAAAACGGGTTCATAAAATCTCCTGGTATTGGGGTTAGCGCGAAACAATGCCGTCAGCGACCCAGTGCTGCGGAGCAACCTGGCGATAACGGGGTTTAATGACCGTTTCTCCCACCTTACGGAGCGGCGAGGGGATCTCGCTGTCCTCGAAAGTTCGTTGTGGACGGTTCTGTGGATCAGCCACCGGCACCGAGGCCAGCAGCCGTTGGGTATAGGGATGTTGCGGGTTATTGAACACCGACTGGCGCGGCCCCAGTTCGACAATCTGGCCGAGGTACATCACCGCCACGCGGTTAGCGATCCGCTCCACCACCGCCATGTCATGTGAGATAAAGATCCACGACACACCGGTTTGCTGTTGCAGATCCATCATCAGGTTCACCACCTGGGCCTGAATCGACACATCCAGCGCCGAGACCGCTTCGTCAGCAATAATCACCTTCGGTTTCAGCGCCATGGCACGCGCAATCGCGATGCGCTGACGCTGGCCGCCGGAAAACTCATGTGGATAACGGCGTGCATGTTCTGGCAACAAACCGACACTGTTCAGCAAGGCTTCAACCTGCGGCGTCGCCTCTTCCAGTGACTTCACCACGCCATGCAGCAACAGCGGCTCGGCAATGGTGAAGCCCACGGTTAAGCGCGGATTGAGCGACGCATAGGGGTCCTGAAATACCATCTGGATTTCACGCCTGAGCGGCTGAAACTGGGCTTCTTTCAGGTTGGCAATTTCGTTGCCCTGGAAATGGATACTGTCGGCGTCGCTGTTGATTAAACGCATCAATGCACGGCCAGTGGTGGATTTGCCGCAGCCACTCTCACCGACAATCGCCAGGGTTTCTCCCGGCCACAGCGTGAAATCGATCTGCTCCACCGCATGAACCTGATGGGTCAGTGCCGAAAAGATGCCGCTGCGGATCGGGTAATACACTTTCAGGCCACGGACATCGAGCAGCGGTTGGTCGTCATAGCGAGCGGTGCGCTGTTCGGCGTTAGCGGCGGGAGCGGCCCCCAGCAGCGGAAAGCGTTGCGGCCAGGCGTGTTCACGCATATCGCCCAGTTTCGGCACCGCCGCCAGTAAGGCTTTGGTGTAGGGATGTTGTGGCGCGTTAAAGATGTCCGCCACCGTGCCTTGTTCCACCACATCACCGCGATACATCACCACCACGCGGTCAGCGACTTCCGCCACCACGCCCATATCGTGGGTGATAAACAGCACCGCCATCTGTTTGGCGCGTTGCAGATCGCGCAGGATATGCAGAATGCGCGCCTGCACCGTTACGTCGAGCGCGGTCGTCGGTTCATCGGCGATCAACAATTGCGGATCGCAGGCCAGCGCCTGCGCAATCATCACGCGCTGACGCATCCCACCCGACAGCGAGTGCGGATAGCTTTTCATTACGCGATCGACATCGGCAATGCGCACCTGGCGCAGCAGTTCACGCGCACGCGCCTCGGCCTCAGCCTTGCCGCAAATTTGCTGGTCGCGTAGCGCTTCCGTGAGTTGATCGCCAACGCGCAACACCGGGTTCAGTGAGGTCATCGGCTCCTGAAAAATCATCGACATTTCGCGGCCACGCAAGGCGCGGCGCTGGGTTTCGTTGAGTTTTTCCAGTTGATGCAACTGGCCGCGACGATCGCGGAACTGGATGCTACCGCGATCGATACGACCCGACGCGGCCAGCAACCCCATCACCGCCAGCGAGGTGACTGATTTGCCTGAGCCACTCTCGCCGACCACGGCGACGATTTCGCCCTGGTGTATCTCGAAATTAATGCCTTTCAACGCCTGGCTGACGCCACTACGGCCACGAAAGCTGACACTGAGATCCTGAATAGCGAGTACCGGCGCAGTCGCGGAACCGGCAACGCTGGCGGCGTTGTGCATAAGTGAAGAGTCCGTCATCGTTGCTCCGCGTGCGGGTTATAGCCAGATTCGGCCCTGGGAATAGGAGAGGAATGGCGAGCTGTCTGCCGCCAGCCAGATCGGGCCATCAAGATCGACATGTTCCGCTGCAATCGCTACCGGCAGCGCCGCTTCCATCGCCAGCGATGACCCCAGCATGCAGCCCACCATCAGGCGCATATCCAGCTTTTGCGCTTCGGCCACCATGGCCAGTGCTTCGGTTAAGCCGCCGCATTTATCCAGCTTGATGTTGATCATCTCGTAGCGATTGCGCAGTTGCGCGATATCTTCCCGCGTATGGCAACTCTCGTCGGCGCACACCGGAATCGGATGGGTGAAACGTTGTAAATCCTGATCCTGACCGGCCGGTAACGGCTGCTCGACCATGGCGATGTTGTACGGCAACAGCGCGTTAAGCAGGCTGTGCAGATCGACACCGGACCAGGCTTCGTTGGCATCAATAATCAGCGTGGCGTGCGGTGCCGCAGCGCGGATCGCCGCCACTTTTTCCAGGATGTCGTCACGGTTGAGTTTGATTTTCAGCAGAATAGCGCCGCGCGATACCGCATCGGCTGCCGCTTCCGCCATATTGGCTACGCTGTCCAGGCTGAGGGTTTCGGCGGTGATCACCGAAATCGGCTGTTCCTGCTGCGTCAGCTGCCAGAACGATTGTTTCGTCAATGCAGCGTCGAGCCGCCACAGCGCGCAGTCCAGCGCGTTACGCGCTGAACCGGCATGCAGACGGGTTTGCAGATCGACACGGCTGAGGCCCGCTTCGATGTCAGCGCGCATCGCTTCCAGCTCGGCGTTGACGCTTTCTGGCGTTTCGTCGTAACGCGGCGTTGGGGTACATTCGCCGCGACCAATAAAGCCATTCTGCTCCAGGGTGACACGAATCACCGTCACTGCGGTGCGCGTGCCACGCGAAATGGCAAACGGACGCGCCAGCGGCAGCTCCAGCACTTCAATCTGCATGCGCCGCATCTTAGCCACGCTCCTTCAGCAGCGCTGCGATAGCATCGATACCAAAGCGCACCGGATCGGTCGCAGGGACACCAAACTCGGCGCTGACTTCGGCGCAATAGGCACGCGCTTCTGCTTCGCTGTAGTTGGAGGTGTTGATGGCGAAACCGGCCAGTTGCACGGAATCGCTGGTCACGGTGGCGGCACGCAGGTTAGCCTCCACGCAATCTTTCAGGCTGACCATCGGCTGATGTGGCAGATGGCGCATATGCGGGCGTCCCATCTCATGACACATCACCAGCCACTGCGGCTGCGCACCGTGGATCAGGCCCATGGATACACCGGCGTAGGACGGATGGAACAAGGAACCCTGACCTTCAACGATGTCCCAGTGATCGGGTTCGTTGGCAGGAGATAACGCTTCAACCGCGCCAGCGATAAAGTCGGCAATCACTGCATCGATCGCGATACCCGCACCCGCAACCAGGATGCCGGTTTGGCCGGTAGCACGGAAATCTGCGTTCAGACCGATATCACGCATCGCCGCTTCCAGGGCCAGCGAGGTGTACATCTTGCCTACCGAGCAGTCGGTGCCGACAGTAAGCACACGCTTACCGGTACGCTTTTTACCGCTGCCGACTTCCAGCTTCGGACGCATATGGCGGATATCAAACAGTTCAACGCCGAACTCCTGCGCCAGCGCCACCAGCTCTGGCTCATCCACCAGACGATGATGCAGGCCGCTGGCGACGTTCATCCCCGCTTTGATCGCGTTGCGCACCGTATCCAGCCAGTGCTGCGGCAGATAACCACCGGCGTTAGCGGTGCCGAGCACCAGCGTTTTCGCGCCGCGCGCTTTGGCGGTGGCAATATCGATCTCTTCCAGACCGAGGCTAACGGTGCAGCCAGGCAGTTTGATTTCGCCGACGCACTGCTCAGGACGCCAGACGTGAATGCCACGCGCAGTTTTCGCGGCCAGTGGATCGGTAACGTCACCAAGGAAAAGCAAATAAGGTTGCGGGATCAGCATGATGTTTCTCGTATCAGACAGGGAAAAAGGACCTGAGCTGACTATTTCATGCCGTTGTCAGAGGGACGAATGCTTGTTTAGTGGCGGGGTATAACCTCAGGCTATAGCCAGATCAAAATCTGATGACTACAGGGGTAAAACCGCGATTTCAGGGGAAAATGGGGGAGAGATTGCGTGGGAGAGATAAGAAAATCATTGATAATCACCGGTCGATCCCTGACCGCGATTATCGAGGGTTGCGTGCGGGGAGCTTAGTTTAAAGCACCCGGCGGTACGTGTTTGTAGGTTTCAACATAAGCACGAAACACGTATTTGAAGAACCGTTTCATAAAGCACCTGATTAAAAATAAGTTGAGAAATACTAAAAAAAGTATATCCCCAGCCTGTTTTTTAAGCAAGAAACTTTGAACCAGATCACAAAAATGCAGGTTTTTCGCATCTGCACAATCTGCTGATACGAAAGACCTTAACTGAACCAACCCAGATGTTCCACCAGAATGGTGGAACCGATACAAATTAGGACAACGCCCCCCAGCACTTCGGCCCATTTGCCCAGCACCGGGCCAATAAAGCGTCCCACCAGCACGCCAGTGGTCGCCATGATGGTGGTGGCTGCACCGATGGTGATGGCGGTCATCACGATGTTCACCTGCAAAAACGCCAGGCCAACACCCACGGCCAGGGCATCCAGACTGGTGGCGACGGCCGTTAACGCCAGCACCATAAAACCGTGGCGCTGCGGTGGCTCACAGGGTTCACCGGCGGTTTGACTTAAACCAGCCATCATCATACGGCCACCGAGCAGAGTCAGCAGGCCAAATGCCAGCCAGTGGTCCCATGCCATCACATAACGGCTGGCCGCCAGGCCAATTGCCCAACCAATCAACGGGGTGAGCATTTCAATCACACCGAAAATCAGACCGGTGCGCAGTGCCTCTTTAAAGTCTGGACGATGCAGGGACGCACCTTTGCCAAGTGCTGCGGCGAAGGCGTCCATCGACATACCAAAGGCCAGAATCAGGGTTGCGATAAATGTCATGATTTTTCAGTCAACGCAGAGCAAAAGGCGTATAAGCCTGGAGTTTGTCCGCATTTATTGTTCAGTAATGAAAAAGTGCGCGCAGTCTAACACGCAAATTCACTAAAAAAAAGACAGTAAAATCAGGGCTTTAAGTATAGCAAAGGCTATAACTCTTAACTCTCGCTATTTCTGCTGCTAAGTCGATGGAATAGAAGAAAATTCTTAAGCCTTTCGTCCGAAGGATTGCACCCTGCGGGGCTTTGTGCGCTAATGCCCGCGCGACTTGTTGTGGAATTTTGCGATGAAAAACCCATTAGAAACTCTGATCATCCCTGGTGGCATTTTACTGCTGGGCTTTCTCTCTGCGTTGCTGCTGCCTGCGCCAGCCTTTAGCCTGGCGGTAGCAAAGAGCCTGCAAACCACGTTTCATTTGCAGGATCTGAATCAGCTTTACACCATTGTGTTTTGTCTGTGGTTTTTACTGCTGGGCGCGATTGAATTTTTCGTGATCCGCTTCGTCTGGCGACGCTGGTTCAGGCAGTAACCGTCGCATCAGCCCATTGCGTCACCACCGCATCCAGATCGCGGTATGCCTGTGCCAGCCCCGCTTCCCGGGCAGCCTGGTCCGCAAATGCCAGCGGCTCCGCGTTAACAAACTGCGGTGCCTGGATGCCGATAAACCCGAAGGCGGCGCGCAGAGCGGGCGTTAAGGCATCCATGTCGGCATAGGGCGACCCCGGTTGCAGGCTGGCTCCGCGCGTGGTCAGAAACAGCGCTTTTTGCCGGGTCAGATTACCTATCACATTTTGTTGTTCATCAAAGTGATACGTCAGATTGGTGCGAATGATGGCATCAATATAGGCTTTGAAAGCCGACGGCATGCTCCAGTTGTACATCGGCATGGCGAACAGCAAGGCATCGGCATTGAGCAACTGCGCACACAGGCGATCGGAATCAGCCAGCACCGCCTGCATACGCGGCGTGCGCTGTTCTTCCGGGGTGTATGTCGCCTGGGCAAACTCGCCGGTGACATGGCCCACCGGATGCTGGTCCAGGTCGAGATACTCTACCTGCAACTCAGGCAGTTGCGCCTGCAAACGATCGACAAAATAACGACTTAATGCGCGAGAGTTGGATTTGGCACCTTTCGGGCTGACATCAACATGTAACAGTTTCATCACTCAGATTCCTCATTCGTTGCAATGAGGCGTACCTTAATCCTCCCGATGGACCAGAAAAAGGCACAAGAATGCGGTTTTTTACTGGTCCATTCGCGGTTGATGCGCATCCACCAGCCATTTCAGCCGTTCGGCGCAGCGGGCAAAACCTTCGCGCGGCAACTGGGTGACCCCCAGCAGGAAACCATATTGCCGCCCGTCCTCCTGCTGAAACCAGAGCGAAAGCGGTGAAGGAGCCAGGCCATAGGCCAGCGCCTCACGGGCAATTTGCTGGTCTGGCGTGCCTGCGGGTAAGCGGATAATCACCGCCAACCCGGCGCGTTGTACCTCGCTAAAATGCGGACGTAGCGCCGTGATAATCCCCTCCAGCCGCTCGTGATAAACCCGCTTCATACGCCGCAGATGGCGCAGAAAATGGCCCTCGCGCAGGAACTCCGCTACCGCATCATGCAGCAACGCTGACGAGGCGGGAGCCAGCAGCGCACTGGTATCGGCAAAGCGCGCAGCCAGCCCGGGTGGCACCACGACAAACCCGAGGCGCAGACTGGGACTGAGGGTTTTGCTGAAGGTGCCGACATGGATCACCCGCCCGTCGTTATCAATCGCTGCCAGCGCGGGGGCGGCACGGCTACCGAGTTGTAGCTCGCCAAGGTAATCATCTTCCACGATCCAGCGCTGCTGCGAACTGGCCCATGCCAGTAACGCCTGGCGTCGCGCCAAAGACAGCGTGACCCCCAGCGGGGCCTGCTGACCCGCCGTGACCAGAGCAACAGCGGCATCAGGCGCACGCGCCATGCCTTCCTCCACCTGCAACCCCTCGCTATCCACCGGAATGCCGACAGGCGTGACATGCATTTGCTGCAATGCCGCGCGTGCCAGCATAAAACCGGGCTCTTCCATCCAGGCCTGTTGGCCGTGCAAACCCAGCGCCAGCGCAATCAGACCCAGTGCGCCAGCATAACCATTGGTGATCAAAATCTGGCTGGTCTGGCAATGAATACCGCGCGCCATCGCCAGGTAACCCACCAGCGCCTGACGCAGTGCCAGGCTACCGCGTGGATCGGGATAGCCGCGTGACTGGCTGGCTTGCTGCCGCGCCTGCCGCTGGACAACACGTGACCAGACTTTAGCGGGAAAAGCATCGCTGGCGGGCACACCCATCTGGAAAGTGAGAGGCGCGGTGTCGAAGTCATACACCATATCCAGCAAGGCTGACCCGGTTGCCGCGACCGGCGCGCGTGGCGGTTGGGTTAACGCCGCAGCCGCCACAAAGGTGCCTGCCGCCCCTTTTGCCACCAGCAGTTGGCTATCAACCAACATGTCGTAAGCCCGCCGTACCGTACCGCGCGCCACGCCCAGTTGCACCGCCAGGTCGCGGCACGAAGGCAGCCGCGCGCCAGCCACCAGCTGCCCTTCGGCAATCGCCGTACTGAGTTGCTGGTGCAGCTGTTCACTTAATCCCCGCGTATCGCTACGATCCAACGTCAGGGCGAATGGGCCACTGCTTTTGTCATTTTTTGGCACTTTTGTTGCTCCATACGGCAGTGAACAATGCAGATGCCAACCTTAACTGATTGAGGAACGAAAGATGAGCCAACGTATCGATTTTTACAGCGCCGCGCCTGGTGCCATGAAAGCCCTGGGCGGCGTGTATAGCTATCTGTCACAAACTGGCCTG
The DNA window shown above is from Pantoea sp. At-9b and carries:
- a CDS encoding ABC transporter ATP-binding protein; amino-acid sequence: MTDSSLMHNAASVAGSATAPVLAIQDLSVSFRGRSGVSQALKGINFEIHQGEIVAVVGESGSGKSVTSLAVMGLLAASGRIDRGSIQFRDRRGQLHQLEKLNETQRRALRGREMSMIFQEPMTSLNPVLRVGDQLTEALRDQQICGKAEAEARARELLRQVRIADVDRVMKSYPHSLSGGMRQRVMIAQALACDPQLLIADEPTTALDVTVQARILHILRDLQRAKQMAVLFITHDMGVVAEVADRVVVMYRGDVVEQGTVADIFNAPQHPYTKALLAAVPKLGDMREHAWPQRFPLLGAAPAANAEQRTARYDDQPLLDVRGLKVYYPIRSGIFSALTHQVHAVEQIDFTLWPGETLAIVGESGCGKSTTGRALMRLINSDADSIHFQGNEIANLKEAQFQPLRREIQMVFQDPYASLNPRLTVGFTIAEPLLLHGVVKSLEEATPQVEALLNSVGLLPEHARRYPHEFSGGQRQRIAIARAMALKPKVIIADEAVSALDVSIQAQVVNLMMDLQQQTGVSWIFISHDMAVVERIANRVAVMYLGQIVELGPRQSVFNNPQHPYTQRLLASVPVADPQNRPQRTFEDSEIPSPLRKVGETVIKPRYRQVAPQHWVADGIVSR
- the dgcA gene encoding N-acetyl-D-Glu racemase DgcA, coding for MRRMQIEVLELPLARPFAISRGTRTAVTVIRVTLEQNGFIGRGECTPTPRYDETPESVNAELEAMRADIEAGLSRVDLQTRLHAGSARNALDCALWRLDAALTKQSFWQLTQQEQPISVITAETLSLDSVANMAEAAADAVSRGAILLKIKLNRDDILEKVAAIRAAAPHATLIIDANEAWSGVDLHSLLNALLPYNIAMVEQPLPAGQDQDLQRFTHPIPVCADESCHTREDIAQLRNRYEMINIKLDKCGGLTEALAMVAEAQKLDMRLMVGCMLGSSLAMEAALPVAIAAEHVDLDGPIWLAADSSPFLSYSQGRIWL
- the dgcN gene encoding N-acetyltransferase DgcN, translated to MLIPQPYLLFLGDVTDPLAAKTARGIHVWRPEQCVGEIKLPGCTVSLGLEEIDIATAKARGAKTLVLGTANAGGYLPQHWLDTVRNAIKAGMNVASGLHHRLVDEPELVALAQEFGVELFDIRHMRPKLEVGSGKKRTGKRVLTVGTDCSVGKMYTSLALEAAMRDIGLNADFRATGQTGILVAGAGIAIDAVIADFIAGAVEALSPANEPDHWDIVEGQGSLFHPSYAGVSMGLIHGAQPQWLVMCHEMGRPHMRHLPHQPMVSLKDCVEANLRAATVTSDSVQLAGFAINTSNYSEAEARAYCAEVSAEFGVPATDPVRFGIDAIAALLKERG
- the mntP gene encoding manganese efflux pump MntP, which gives rise to MTFIATLILAFGMSMDAFAAALGKGASLHRPDFKEALRTGLIFGVIEMLTPLIGWAIGLAASRYVMAWDHWLAFGLLTLLGGRMMMAGLSQTAGEPCEPPQRHGFMVLALTAVATSLDALAVGVGLAFLQVNIVMTAITIGAATTIMATTGVLVGRFIGPVLGKWAEVLGGVVLICIGSTILVEHLGWFS
- a CDS encoding DUF1158 domain-containing protein is translated as MKNPLETLIIPGGILLLGFLSALLLPAPAFSLAVAKSLQTTFHLQDLNQLYTIVFCLWFLLLGAIEFFVIRFVWRRWFRQ
- a CDS encoding FMN-dependent NADH-azoreductase, which codes for MKLLHVDVSPKGAKSNSRALSRYFVDRLQAQLPELQVEYLDLDQHPVGHVTGEFAQATYTPEEQRTPRMQAVLADSDRLCAQLLNADALLFAMPMYNWSMPSAFKAYIDAIIRTNLTYHFDEQQNVIGNLTRQKALFLTTRGASLQPGSPYADMDALTPALRAAFGFIGIQAPQFVNAEPLAFADQAAREAGLAQAYRDLDAVVTQWADATVTA